The DNA sequence ATTCGTATTCCGTAGCTGTGTTAATGACACATAACTATAATTATGATCGGGATGTATTACATCAATTAATACAATCTGATAGTCCGTACATTGGATTGTTAGGTCCTAAAAAGCGATTTGATCGATTGATGGCTGAACTCAACGAGCAAGGTAATCCGCCAGATTTCCTTGATATGACACGTTTATTCGGACCAATAGGTCTGGATATCGGCTCAGAAACATCAGAAGAAATTGCACTTTCGATCCTTTCAGAAATAAAGGCAGTCATGAGTAATCGTGATGGAAGATCGCTCCGCGAACGTACGACAAAGATGCATGGCAATACACCTATTTTAGCTGGTCATGTATGCTAGTAGATCAATTCGGACGCCAACATACGTACCTGCGTATATCGCTTACAGACAACTGCAATTTGCGGTGTTTCTACTGCATGCCCGAAGAGGATTACAGTTTTGCACCGCGAGCACAGCTCATGCAGCCTGCGGAGATTGATTTTCTTGCTCGTCGATTTATTGATTTAGGAGTAAATAAGATCCGTCTTACTGGTGGAGAACCGTTTGTACGTAAAGATGCGGATCTAATCATGGCCGGGCTGGCGCAACTGCCGGTTGAATTGGCTTGTACGACCAATGGAATACGGATAGACGACTTGTTGCCCGAAATACAAGCCTGTAATTTCAGCAGTATGAACGTGAGTCTGGACACCCTAAAGCGCGACAAATTTTTACAGATCACACGCCGCGATTTGTTTGATCGTGTCTATAACAATATCGATCTTTTGTTGCAAGAAGGGATTCCCTGTAAAATCAATATGGTGGTCATGAAGGGGTTGAATGATGACGAGTTAGTTGATTTTATGGCCTTAACCAAAGACCATCCAATCGAAGTAAGGTTTATCGAGTTTATGCCTTTTTCCGGAAATAAGTGGACGAGCAATCAAGTGCTAACGCATGCGGAGATTCTGGACTCCTTGGATATTGATCCAGAATTACACCTCATGCCCGGCAGTCCACATGATACCGCAAAGCGGTATAAAATTCCTGGCTATCGAGGAAATATTGCAGTCATCAGTTCCATGAGCGAACCGTTCTGTAGCGGTTGTAACCGAATCCGGTTAACGGCTGACGGGAAATTGAAAAATTGCCTGTTTTCAGATAGTGAAGTAGACCTGCTCACACCACTACGTACAGGAGAAGATCCCGTTCCGTTGATCAAAGCACATATTTATAAGAAGAAGGCTAAACTAGGAGGGCAGATGACGCAAGATTTTAATGATTTGGAAGCAGAAAAGCTTTCAAACAGAAGCATGATTCGTATCGGTGGATAATAAGAATGCAATGGATAAAATAGGTATCGTAATCCTGGCTGCCGGGAGCTCCTCCCGTTTGGGGTATGCCAAACAGCTCTTGAGACACAAAGGTAAAAGCTTGATCCGTCATGTCACAGAGGAGGCGCTGCAATTAGAGGCAGCCCAAGTTGTTGTAGTGCTTGGGGCTGAGCAAGATGCGGTCATTCAAGAATTACAGGATTCTGCCGTACCAACCTGTGTGAATCCAGACTGGTCTTCCGGTATGGGTTCATCCATCCGCGTTGGCGTACAGCATCTATTGGAGATGAATGCAAACTTATCAGCGGTAATTATTTCGGTTTGCGACCAACCCTTCCTCACTACTTCCGTATTTAGGCAACTTTGCCAAACGTTCGAAGAGTCGGGAAAAGGAATAGTGACTTGTCACTACGGGGACGACCCATCACAGATAGGCGTACCTACCTTATTCAGCCGAAAATATGTGGATGAATTGATGCAACTCGGAGAAGAAAAAGGCGCCAAAGTACTATTGCAACAACATCAAGATGATGTGACGACTGTACCCTTTTTACAAGGGAATATCGATATAGATACCCAATACGATACCACGCAATTGATGGAGTATATGGTATCTGTTAACGAAGCTTCTGAACTTATTTTGAAGCAGGTGAATCCACTTTCTGTAGTTCGCGTACCGCTGACGGCATCTCATGGACTGATTTTGGCCGAAGATGTGTATGCTACGTTGGATATTCCCAATTTTGTACAGTCATCCATGGATGGCTATGCCATTGCATTTTCAGATCGGAGCCTGCCATTACGTATAGTAGGAGAGATGCGTGCGGGAAGTAGCACCATGCAGTATTTGGGAGTTCAGGAAGCCATACGTGTTTTTACCGGTGCGCCTGTTCCGTCGGGTGCAGATACGGTCGTCATGCAAGAACGGGTGGAGAAATCCGATGAAGAAATTCGAATCGTAGATGAAAGCCTCACCCTAGGTGCCAACGTACGTGCTGCAGGTTCAGAAGTGAAAAAGGGAGAGCTGGCGGTTGCTGCGGGTACCTTTCTTTCTGCCGCGGCGATAGGTTATCTGGCAGGCATTGGCCACGAGCAGGTGGATGTTTATTCCGCTCCGCGAGTAGCTTTGATGATGACTGGCGATGAGTTACAGTCACTAGGAAAGCCACTGGCATTCGGGGAAGTCTACGAATCAAATTCCATACAATTAACGGCGGCTTTGCGAGCCGCTGGAGTGAGCCATGTCGATGCACAAAAGGTAAAAGATGATCCAGTTGCGCTTCGCAGCGCTATAGCAGATGCGTTGCCTAAGGCAGATGTACTTATACTCGTTGGGGGAGTTAGTGTGGGTGATTATGATTTCGTGGTGCAATCCTGTTTGGCCTCTGGTGTGACTCCGGTATTTCATAAAATAAGGCAAAAGCCCGGTAAACCTATCTTTTTCGGATATTCAGGCAATACATTAGTATTTGGTTTACCAGGCAATCCTTCTTCGGCATTAACTTGTTTTTACAGATACGTGCTGCCTGCTATAGATCGCATGATGCAGCGCAAATCTTCGCTCACAGAAACAAAAGCAATTGCGGCCAATGATTACCGAAAGCCGGTGGGTTTGACCCACTTTATAAAAGCCTATTTTGCCGATGGAAGAGTACAGGCACTGCATGCGCAAGAATCGTATCGTATGCAATCTTATGCTCGCTCTAATGCCTTGATGGTTTTGCCGGAAGACTCAGAAGGGCATGCTAAAGGTGCTGAAGTACAATTAATTTTACTGCCAGATCATACATGGATATAGAACTATTTTACGGATTACTGTTTATTGTTGCCTTTTTGTATTCGGCAGTAGGACATGGCGGAGCCAGTGGCTATCTGGCACTGATGGCATTATACGGTGTCGCTCCACAAGAGATGAAACCTACCGCGTTAATATTGAACCTTTTTGTAGCGATGACGTCCTTTATTCAATATTATCGGGGAAAGCATTTTAAGATACCCATATTCTTACCCATCGCATTGGCATCTATTCCTTTCGCATTCCTAGGCGGTATGCTTACCATGGACGACGTTTATTATAAAAAAATCTTGGGTTTGCTGCTCATTTTGCCGATAGTACGGTTTTTCTTTTTCAAGAATACGGCAGATGAAAACTTGAAACCACCTGTATTAACCATCTCTATTGCCATTGGCGCGGTAGTCGGACTGCTTTCGGGTATGATCGGAATTGGTGGCGGCATTATCCTGTCGCCCGTATTGATCTTATTGCAGTGGACCAATCAAAAGCAGACGGCAGCGATCAGTGCGGCATTTATCTTCGTCAATTCGTTGGCAGGATTGGGTGGTATGATGACGCAAGGCATTACAGTTACTAACCATATGGCGATGTATATTGTCGTAGCTTTTACGGGTGGGTTGCTGGGAGCTTATTTTGGATCCAAGCGATTCAATCAGGACATACTAAAATATGTTTTGGCTACCGTATTGCTGGTGGCGGCATATAAGTTGCTGTTTACTATTGCTTAAGTTGGATTATTATAAACAAATGAAAGACATAGAAGGATGATGAAAGTACGGGTTTTATCTTTTGGAGGATTGGTTGAAATCGTAGGGAAGGAGAATATGATCGAGGCTATCGATACAGATCAGGTAGTAAGCCATTTGGAGCAAACCTATCCTGCGTTAGCTGGTCGAAAATATGTTTTGGCGATCAACGAGCACATGAAAACCGAGAATACCCTATTGCGGGAAAGTGACGTGGTGGCTTTATTACCTCCCTATTCAGGCGGTTAATATGGAACAGAACAACCACGCGCGGTATGCGCGGCAGTATGCACTCCTGGATTTCGGAGAGCAAGGGCAAACAAAATTGGCCCAAGCACGCGTGCTAATCGTCGGAGCAGGCGGTTTGGGTTGCCCAGTACTGCAATACTTGTGCGCAGCCGGAGTGGGCCATATCGGTATCGTTGATGCTGATAAGGTGGCATTAAGCAATCTGCACCGCCAACCCTTGTATCGTACTACAGACGTCGGCCGTCTAAAAGCAGAAGTGGCCGCAGCCGTACTACGCGCACAAAACGATACGATCACGGTAGCAGAATATGCATTTCACCTCAACAATCAGAATGCTTGGGATTTAGTATCCTCGTATGATATTATAGTGGATTGCACCGATAATTTCGAAACGCGGTATGTACTTTGCGACGTCTGCGCGCTATTGCATAAGCCATTGGTATATGGCGCTATATACACCTACGAAGGGCAGGTGGCGGTGTTCAACGTGTCAGATTCAGCAGGTATACGGTGTCAATATCGAGATCTTTTTCCAGTGCCGCCGTCTTCGGAAGAAGCGCCGGACTGTGCCACAACCGGTGTGTTGGGCGTTTTGCCTGGCGTAATCGGTCTTTTACAAGCGAATGAAGTGATCAAGCTGTTGGCTGGAATAGGAGAGCCACTGATTAATAAATTATATACCATTGGATTATTGGATTATCAATCCGTCACGATACGCCTACAACCACAGCATCATCCGGATGCACCCGGATCTAGAATCGCCTTTGAGGCCGCAAACTATGGCTATTATTGCGGTTCGGCAAATGAACATGTAGCGCTTATCTCTTCCGCCGAACTGGATGCGATTGCTCATCAATCCGATACGCTCTTAATTGATGTACGTGCTTTGGATGAATTGCCCCGTTTGTCATTGCCCCATCGATCGATTCCTTTAGAATTGCTGATGGCAAATGTGCACGAATTGGAAGGTTCGCACCTGGTGCTAATTTGCCAAAGCGGCGTAAGAAGTGCGCGCGCTGCCGACTGGTTGAAGAACTATTTTGGCAACAAGCAAACAATAAGCCATCTCCAGGGAGGAATTTTAGCCTATCAATCAGAAAAAAATGACGAGTAAACCAAAAAATATTTTTGTACAGGGCGCGATATCGCCCGCTTTTGTAGCGGAAAGCTTAGAGAAGCATGCATCCAAGCAAAACATCGGCGCGCATGAAATCTTTCTAGGCCAAGTGCGTGCCGATGAGATTGACGGACGCAAAGTCGCCGCTATTCAGTATACTAGCTATGAAAGCATGGCATTAACACAAATGGAGGAGATCCGCGAACGGATTTTCAACACCTATGATTTAGTGTGCATGCATGTATATCATAGCTTAGGAGCCGTGCGCGCAGGGCAGTTGTGCTTATTTGTCTTTGCATCCTCCCGACACAGAAACGAGGCGCAGCAAGCCTGTAGAGATATCGTTGAGCTAATCAAAAAGGAGCTTCCTATTTGGGGAGAAGAAATTTTTGAAGACAATAGCAGTCAATGGAAAACAAACACATTTAAATAGCCGGGAATTTAAAAAAAATGGCAGATAAGCCGAATATATGGTCGATATAACATACAAAACATTTAGCCTGCGTAAAGCCATTGCCATGGCCAGAGTAGAAACGTCTAGCCTCGAAACGGTACAAGCCGTCTTAGATGGCACGGTACCCAAAGGCAACGTGTTCGAATTTGCGCGTGCAGCTACGCTACTAGCCATTAAGAAGACCAGTGATATCATTCCAGATTGTCACCCCTTACCGGTAGAGTATGCTGCAGTGAGCTATAATACGGATGGCCTTGCTATTGAAATCACCGTTGAAGTACACACCATTTACAAAACCGGAGTGGAAGTGGAGGCTATGCACGGCGCATCCGTAGCCGCATTGGTCATTTATGATATGCTGAAACCTATTGATAAAAAAGTAGAGATCGGTACGATCAAGCTGTGCAGCAAAACGGGTGGAAAGAGTGGCAACCAAACGGTAGTTTCGCCAGAGGAGATCAAGAGCGCCGTGGTCGTATGTAGCGATTCGGTATCGCGCGGCGATAAGCAAGATACTTCTGGTCGTCTATTGGTTAGGTTACTGGAAGAACAGGGCGTATCCGAGATTGGTTATAGTGTCGTAGCCGATGATATCGATGCCATACAGTCTACTTTAAAAGAAGCTCAGGCAGCAGGTGTGCGCCTCTTGATTTTTACAGGCGGCACAGGTTTATCAGATCGGGATGTCACGCCGGAGGCCGTCCTTCCTTTCATTACCAAAGAAATACCCGGGATTGCGGAGACGGCACGGCAGTATGGGCAACAAATGATCAAAACCGCCATGCTATCGCGTGTAGTAGCGGGCTTTGCAAACGATATGTTAGTGATGACGTTTCCGGGTTCACCGAATGCTGTGCGTGAATTTATGCAGGTATTATTTCCTCACCTATGGCACGTTTTCCATGTAAAGAATGCAGGAGGACATTAATTCGTCGCATGTCGACTCAATATGCGTTCTAAAAAACAATAGTCGGTACGCACTTGTTTAAAATGTACAGCTGCATGATGTTGTTCATAATCCGTAAAAATGGTTAACAAATCATGCAAACAAATGACATATTTGTTGTCAGAAGAAGAGAAGTTAAAGGTACAAGGTTTGGTATTACCGAGAGAATAACCAGCAATGTACTTACCTAGAAGAGATAATAGAAGAATGTAATTATGGAGAAGAAGAATTCCTACTCCAGGCGCTTTTTTATTAAAGCATCTGCTGCTATGGGCGCTTTGGCGGTTGTTCCGAAGTATGTGTCCTCATTTTACCGAGATGTAAAGGCATTGATTGTGCCGGTAAAAAAGCACGTGAATCTAACCGTGTTGGTGAACAAACAACCATACACGATGCAAGCGGATACGAGATCGACCTTGTTAGATTTACTGCGGGAAAATCTACAGCTTACGGGCACAAAAAAGGGATGCGATCACGGTCAATGCGGTGCCTGTACCGTTCATGTGGATGGCGAACGTACACTCAGTTGTCTTACGCTGTCGGCGATGACTGTCGGTAAAGAGGTCACCACCATAGAGGGACTATCGGAGGGAGATGATCTTCATCCCATGCAGGAGGCATTTATCGCATGCGATGGTTTTCAATGTGGTTATTGTACGCCAGGGCAGATCATGTCGGCTGTAGCCTGTGTCAAAGAAGGGCATACGGGATCGGTCGAAGAAATCAAAGCGTATATGAGTGGTAATTTGTGCCGGTGTGGGGCCTACAACGGTATTGT is a window from the Sphingobacterium sp. lm-10 genome containing:
- the moaA gene encoding GTP 3',8-cyclase MoaA, with amino-acid sequence MLVDQFGRQHTYLRISLTDNCNLRCFYCMPEEDYSFAPRAQLMQPAEIDFLARRFIDLGVNKIRLTGGEPFVRKDADLIMAGLAQLPVELACTTNGIRIDDLLPEIQACNFSSMNVSLDTLKRDKFLQITRRDLFDRVYNNIDLLLQEGIPCKINMVVMKGLNDDELVDFMALTKDHPIEVRFIEFMPFSGNKWTSNQVLTHAEILDSLDIDPELHLMPGSPHDTAKRYKIPGYRGNIAVISSMSEPFCSGCNRIRLTADGKLKNCLFSDSEVDLLTPLRTGEDPVPLIKAHIYKKKAKLGGQMTQDFNDLEAEKLSNRSMIRIGG
- the glp gene encoding gephyrin-like molybdotransferase Glp translates to MDKIGIVILAAGSSSRLGYAKQLLRHKGKSLIRHVTEEALQLEAAQVVVVLGAEQDAVIQELQDSAVPTCVNPDWSSGMGSSIRVGVQHLLEMNANLSAVIISVCDQPFLTTSVFRQLCQTFEESGKGIVTCHYGDDPSQIGVPTLFSRKYVDELMQLGEEKGAKVLLQQHQDDVTTVPFLQGNIDIDTQYDTTQLMEYMVSVNEASELILKQVNPLSVVRVPLTASHGLILAEDVYATLDIPNFVQSSMDGYAIAFSDRSLPLRIVGEMRAGSSTMQYLGVQEAIRVFTGAPVPSGADTVVMQERVEKSDEEIRIVDESLTLGANVRAAGSEVKKGELAVAAGTFLSAAAIGYLAGIGHEQVDVYSAPRVALMMTGDELQSLGKPLAFGEVYESNSIQLTAALRAAGVSHVDAQKVKDDPVALRSAIADALPKADVLILVGGVSVGDYDFVVQSCLASGVTPVFHKIRQKPGKPIFFGYSGNTLVFGLPGNPSSALTCFYRYVLPAIDRMMQRKSSLTETKAIAANDYRKPVGLTHFIKAYFADGRVQALHAQESYRMQSYARSNALMVLPEDSEGHAKGAEVQLILLPDHTWI
- a CDS encoding sulfite exporter TauE/SafE family protein translates to MDIELFYGLLFIVAFLYSAVGHGGASGYLALMALYGVAPQEMKPTALILNLFVAMTSFIQYYRGKHFKIPIFLPIALASIPFAFLGGMLTMDDVYYKKILGLLLILPIVRFFFFKNTADENLKPPVLTISIAIGAVVGLLSGMIGIGGGIILSPVLILLQWTNQKQTAAISAAFIFVNSLAGLGGMMTQGITVTNHMAMYIVVAFTGGLLGAYFGSKRFNQDILKYVLATVLLVAAYKLLFTIA
- a CDS encoding MoaD/ThiS family protein; the encoded protein is MMKVRVLSFGGLVEIVGKENMIEAIDTDQVVSHLEQTYPALAGRKYVLAINEHMKTENTLLRESDVVALLPPYSGG
- a CDS encoding HesA/MoeB/ThiF family protein, encoding MEQNNHARYARQYALLDFGEQGQTKLAQARVLIVGAGGLGCPVLQYLCAAGVGHIGIVDADKVALSNLHRQPLYRTTDVGRLKAEVAAAVLRAQNDTITVAEYAFHLNNQNAWDLVSSYDIIVDCTDNFETRYVLCDVCALLHKPLVYGAIYTYEGQVAVFNVSDSAGIRCQYRDLFPVPPSSEEAPDCATTGVLGVLPGVIGLLQANEVIKLLAGIGEPLINKLYTIGLLDYQSVTIRLQPQHHPDAPGSRIAFEAANYGYYCGSANEHVALISSAELDAIAHQSDTLLIDVRALDELPRLSLPHRSIPLELLMANVHELEGSHLVLICQSGVRSARAADWLKNYFGNKQTISHLQGGILAYQSEKNDE
- a CDS encoding molybdenum cofactor biosynthesis protein MoaE; translation: MTSKPKNIFVQGAISPAFVAESLEKHASKQNIGAHEIFLGQVRADEIDGRKVAAIQYTSYESMALTQMEEIRERIFNTYDLVCMHVYHSLGAVRAGQLCLFVFASSRHRNEAQQACRDIVELIKKELPIWGEEIFEDNSSQWKTNTFK
- the moaCB gene encoding bifunctional molybdenum cofactor biosynthesis protein MoaC/MoaB, with amino-acid sequence MVDITYKTFSLRKAIAMARVETSSLETVQAVLDGTVPKGNVFEFARAATLLAIKKTSDIIPDCHPLPVEYAAVSYNTDGLAIEITVEVHTIYKTGVEVEAMHGASVAALVIYDMLKPIDKKVEIGTIKLCSKTGGKSGNQTVVSPEEIKSAVVVCSDSVSRGDKQDTSGRLLVRLLEEQGVSEIGYSVVADDIDAIQSTLKEAQAAGVRLLIFTGGTGLSDRDVTPEAVLPFITKEIPGIAETARQYGQQMIKTAMLSRVVAGFANDMLVMTFPGSPNAVREFMQVLFPHLWHVFHVKNAGGH
- a CDS encoding (2Fe-2S)-binding protein, whose product is MEKKNSYSRRFFIKASAAMGALAVVPKYVSSFYRDVKALIVPVKKHVNLTVLVNKQPYTMQADTRSTLLDLLRENLQLTGTKKGCDHGQCGACTVHVDGERTLSCLTLSAMTVGKEVTTIEGLSEGDDLHPMQEAFIACDGFQCGYCTPGQIMSAVACVKEGHTGSVEEIKAYMSGNLCRCGAYNGIVESIQKVAQA